From the genome of Impatiens glandulifera chromosome 9, dImpGla2.1, whole genome shotgun sequence, one region includes:
- the LOC124914785 gene encoding TPR repeat-containing thioredoxin TTL1-like: protein MSHLNNNPVSNLGLDEMSDRFRDSLTTSDKNDNKPDFRELDLGSPVSPLRNRHRALINTTTTTSSSSSSSGSVSGRNAPSQPQRKSDSGELSGILDSGGGGSSRGLKGHARSSSANSYPLIYSGGSSATSPLNVPPTGNICPSGRILKTGMASRSSKPDVLGTGSGNYGHGSIIRGGASPKLGGIDCAADGIAANSMKKKKLLTSSAPDPDELKEAGNQQYKHGHLIEALGLYDQAISMSPGNATYRFNKAVALMGLNRLVAAVKEFEEAIKLDSTYVKAHYRLGSLLLRLGQIESARKHICFPGQKPEETEMKKLQAVEMHLNKCNDARKVSDWKTALKECESAIAVGADSCSLLYACKAEAFLNLHLLDDANLNLANISNLEPMSASSLRSKIFGMLAESYLHFVRAQIEMAFGRFENAVKEAEKAGQIDPKNIEVSVLLTNVRLVSRARIRGNNLFKSERFTEACSAYGEGLRHDPSNSILYCNRAACWYKLGMWERSIDDCNQALSIQPNYTKALLRKAASNTKLERWVEAIRDYEVLRRELPDDSEVAESLFHAQVAFKKSRGEEVHNLKFGGEVEVVTSLEHFKASISLPGASVVHFKTETNKNCRQIAPFLDTLSGRYPSINFLKVDIEDTPAVAVSENVSIVPTVKIYRNGSRVKEIISPSQEFLESSVRHYSF, encoded by the exons ATGTCTCATCTTAACAACAACCCAGTTTCCAACCTAGGGTTAGATGAAATGTCAGATAGATTTCGCGATTCGTTGACCACCTCTGATAAGAACGATAATAAACCAGACTTCAGAGAACTGGATCTGGGTTCACCTGTTTCACCTTTGCGTAACCGTCACAGAGCGTTAATCAATACTACAACCACCACCAGTAGTAGTTCGAGTTCGTCTGGATCTGTTTCAGGTCGAAATGCACCTTCCCAACCTCAGAGGAAATCCGATTCCGGTGAGCTATCTGGGATCTTAGATAGCGGCGGCGGAGGATCATCACGAGGACTTAAAGGTCACGCGAGGTCCAGCTCGGCAAATTCTTATCCATTGATCTATTCTGGTGGAAGTTCCGCTACTTCTCCTCTCAATGTGCCACCGACCGGTAACATTTGTCCATCGGGGAGGATTTTGAAGACTGGAATGGCGAGTCGGAGTTCTAAACCTGATGTTTTAGGTACTGGATCGGGAAATTACGGCCATGGAAGTATAATCCGAGGTGGTGCCAGTCCAAAGCTTGGTGGCATAGACTGTGCAGCCGATGGAATCGCTGCTAattcgatgaagaagaagaagctgtTAACATCGTCTGCTCCTGATCCGGATGAGCTGAAAGAAGCAGGAAATCAACAGTATAAACATGGTCATTTGATTGAGGCGTTGGGTTTGTATGACCAAGCAATTTCAATGTCTCCTGGAAATGCTACTTACAGATTCAACAAAGCAGTAGCATTGATGGGTCTCAACAGGCTTGTAGCTGCGGTGAAAGAATTTGAGGAAGCTATTAAATTGGATTCAACATATGTCAAGGCACATTATCGATTAGgatctcttcttcttcg TTTAGGGCAGATCGAAAGTGCCAGAAAACACATATGTTTTCCAGGACAGAAACCAGAGGAGACTGAGATGAAGAAGTTGCAAGCAGTAGAGATGCACTTAAACAAGTGTAATGATGCTCGAAAGGTTAGTGATTGGAAAACCGCACTCAAGGAATGCGAATCCGCCATTGCTGTAGGAGCTGATTCTTGTTCTCTG CTATACGCATGTAAAGCAGAAGCTTTTCTGAATCTTCACCTTCTTGACGATGCCAATTTAAACTTGGCAAACATTTCAAACCTTGAACCCATGTCAGCTTCTAGTTTAAGATCCAAAATTTTCGGGATGTTGGCTGAATCATATCTCCATTTTGTCAGAGCCCAAATTGAAATGGCATTTGGAAG GTTTGAGAATGCAGTTAAAGAGGCTGAAAAGGCAGGACAGATCGATCCAAAAAACATAGAAGTTTCTGTTCTTCTGACTAATGTTCGTCTAGTCTCAAGAGCTCGAATCCGCGGAAATAATCTCTTCAAATCCGAAAGATTCACAGAAGCTTGTTCTGCTTATGGGGAAGGTCTTAGGCATGATCCTTCCAACTCAATTCTCTATTGCAATCGAGCAGCCTGTTGGTATAAGCTTGGAATGTGGGAACGATCAATCGACGATTGCAATCAAGCTCTTTCAATTCAACCGAATTACACAAAAGCCCTTTTGAGAAAAGCTGCTTCAAACACCAag CTTGAACGATGGGTTGAAGCGATAAGAGATTACGAAGTATTAAGGAGAGAACTTCCAGACGACAGTGAAGTAGCAGAATCTCTTTTCCACGCACAAGTGGCCTTCAAGAAATCCCGAGGAGAAGAAGTTCATAATCTGAAGTTTGGTGGAGAAGTTGAGGTTGTCACTAGTCTTGAACATTTCAAGGCTTCTATTTCATTACCAG GTGCTTCCGTGGTTCATTTCAAGACAGAAACGAATAAAAATTGCAGGCAGATAGCCCCGTTTCTCGACACCTTATCTGGACGCTACCCATCAATAAATTTTCTCAAG GTTGACATTGAGGATACACCGGCTGTGGCAGTTAGCGAGAACGTGAGTATAGTACCAACGGTGAAGATCTACAGGAATGGTAGCCGTGTTAAAGAAATAATATCTCCGAGTCAAGAGTTTTTGGAGTCCTCAGTTAGGCATTACAGTTTctga